In Pseudomonas asiatica, the following are encoded in one genomic region:
- a CDS encoding exonuclease SbcCD subunit D C-terminal domain-containing protein produces the protein MRLFHTSDWHLGQSLHGQERDFEHACFLDWLLGQLRLRQPDALLIAGDIFDTVNPPVKAQERLYDFIVQAHEQQPKLDIVMIAGNHDSGSRIELPAALMRRLRTHALGRVHWLDEGQLDAERLLIPLTNGRGKVAAWCLALPFLRPAEVTGPQLGDDYLQGITQVHQQLIAAAQKKRKKDQALIAISHAHMAGGAVSEDSERSLIIGNAEALPAKLFDKAISYVALGHLHKPQKVNREERIRYSGSPIPLSFAEINYPHQVLEVELDGTGLVSVEPRPVPRAVALQRVGPAPLGELLEQLAELPVIDLLEDPNRQPWLEVRVILDEPQPDLRQQIETALQGKAVRLIRISAEYAGRNNAEDDDLAFVELAQMTPQDLFSRAWEQAYGNPADEQALADFALLLQDVQQEEEQP, from the coding sequence ATGCGTCTGTTTCATACCTCCGACTGGCACCTGGGCCAAAGCCTGCACGGCCAGGAACGCGACTTCGAACACGCCTGCTTCCTCGACTGGTTGCTCGGCCAGCTGCGCCTGCGCCAGCCGGATGCGCTGCTGATCGCCGGCGATATCTTCGACACGGTCAACCCGCCGGTCAAAGCCCAGGAACGTCTCTACGACTTCATCGTCCAGGCCCACGAGCAACAGCCGAAGCTGGACATCGTGATGATCGCCGGCAACCACGACTCCGGCTCGCGCATCGAGCTGCCCGCGGCGCTGATGCGCCGCCTGCGCACCCATGCCCTGGGCCGTGTGCACTGGCTGGACGAGGGCCAGCTGGACGCCGAGCGCCTGCTGATTCCGCTGACCAACGGCCGCGGCAAGGTCGCCGCCTGGTGCCTGGCCCTGCCCTTCCTGCGCCCGGCCGAGGTGACCGGCCCGCAATTGGGCGACGACTACCTGCAAGGTATCACCCAGGTGCACCAGCAGCTGATCGCCGCCGCGCAAAAGAAGCGCAAGAAGGACCAGGCGCTGATCGCCATCAGCCACGCGCACATGGCCGGTGGCGCGGTGTCGGAGGACTCCGAGCGCAGCCTGATCATCGGCAACGCCGAGGCGCTGCCGGCCAAGCTGTTCGACAAGGCCATCAGCTACGTCGCCCTGGGCCACCTGCACAAGCCGCAGAAGGTCAACCGCGAAGAACGCATCCGCTACAGCGGCTCGCCGATCCCGCTGTCGTTCGCCGAAATCAACTACCCGCACCAGGTGCTGGAAGTGGAGCTGGACGGCACTGGCCTGGTCAGCGTCGAACCGCGCCCGGTACCGCGCGCCGTGGCCCTGCAACGGGTCGGCCCGGCACCACTGGGCGAACTGCTGGAGCAGTTGGCCGAGCTGCCAGTGATCGACCTGCTCGAAGACCCCAACCGCCAGCCCTGGCTGGAGGTGCGGGTGATACTGGATGAGCCGCAACCCGACCTGCGCCAGCAGATCGAAACCGCACTGCAAGGCAAGGCCGTGCGCTTGATCCGCATCAGCGCCGAATACGCCGGCCGCAACAATGCCGAAGACGATGACCTGGCCTTTGTCGAACTGGCCCAGATGACCCCGCAGGACCTGTTCAGCCGCGCCTGGGAGCAGGCCTATGGCAACCCCGCCGACGAACAGGCGCTGGCCGACTTCGCCCTGCTGTTGCAGGACGTGCAGCAGGAAGAGGAACAGCCATGA